A single region of the Methanolacinia paynteri genome encodes:
- the modA gene encoding molybdate ABC transporter substrate-binding protein, which translates to MMDSNGKLKIILPLLLIVSAILFAGCTGTTDSPATATPTQTAVATSTATATATTAQPVTLTVFTAASLTGAFTDIADAYNAQSDGITVQNVFDGSQALRTQIEQGAEPDVFVSANTKHMNALVDEGYMDNDTVQLFLENSMAVIVPADNPANIKTLADLANPGVKIVIGTKDVPFGSYTRQVLEKMNASESYGPEYVDAVYANVVSEETAVSTVVPKLTLGEADAAFVYKSDILQEYKDQLITIEIPAEFNVVAQYPLGVLASTENKDDALDFIEFVRGPEGSAILEDYGFDPIPESQ; encoded by the coding sequence ATGATGGATTCCAATGGAAAATTGAAAATTATACTCCCGCTTTTACTGATTGTATCAGCAATTCTCTTTGCGGGATGTACGGGGACTACCGATTCCCCGGCAACTGCAACACCAACGCAGACAGCCGTTGCTACATCCACGGCTACTGCTACAGCGACCACCGCGCAGCCGGTCACTCTTACTGTCTTTACGGCAGCATCGCTTACCGGCGCCTTCACTGACATTGCCGACGCTTACAATGCACAGTCCGACGGCATTACTGTACAGAACGTATTCGACGGTTCACAGGCACTCCGTACACAGATTGAACAGGGCGCAGAGCCTGACGTATTTGTATCGGCGAACACAAAACATATGAATGCCCTTGTAGACGAGGGATACATGGACAACGATACAGTCCAGCTGTTCCTTGAAAACTCAATGGCAGTAATCGTACCGGCAGACAATCCCGCAAACATCAAAACGCTTGCCGACCTTGCAAACCCCGGTGTAAAGATCGTAATTGGCACAAAAGATGTACCGTTCGGATCATACACGCGCCAGGTTCTTGAGAAGATGAACGCCAGCGAAAGCTACGGACCGGAATATGTCGATGCAGTATATGCAAATGTAGTCTCTGAAGAGACCGCAGTCAGCACGGTAGTTCCCAAGCTGACACTCGGCGAAGCAGACGCAGCATTTGTCTACAAGTCCGATATTCTGCAGGAATACAAAGATCAGCTGATTACTATTGAAATTCCAGCAGAATTCAATGTAGTTGCACAATATCCGCTCGGTGTTCTTGCCAGCACAGAAAACAAAGACGATGCTCTTGATTTCATAGAATTTGTACGCGGCCCAGAGGGTAGCGCTATACTTGAAGACTATGGATTTGATCCAATCCCTGAAAGCCAGTAA
- a CDS encoding ABC transporter permease has product MGFNLALFILISLFLLILIFPIASLFLKITPEEFVRSLSEPVVVDAMVLSLITATISTIIVIALGTPLSYVNARVKYRGRAIIDTLTDLPIVLPPAVAGLALLMAFGRRGVLGSYLDLFGIQLAFTTVAVVLAQVFVASPFYIRQARASFEAVDPIYENAAKTLGASKVQVLMRITIPIASSGLVSGAILTFARALGEFGATLMFAGNYQGKTQTMPLAIYTTMQSNMYDAISLAIILVVISFAVIMTVKYVTKREI; this is encoded by the coding sequence ATGGGATTTAATCTCGCCCTTTTCATTCTTATCTCGTTGTTCCTGCTGATCCTGATTTTTCCCATAGCATCGCTTTTCCTTAAAATCACGCCGGAGGAATTTGTAAGATCCCTTTCAGAACCTGTCGTTGTCGATGCAATGGTTCTTTCTCTTATAACTGCAACGATCAGCACCATCATCGTAATCGCGCTTGGAACCCCGCTGTCCTATGTAAATGCACGGGTAAAATACAGGGGAAGGGCCATAATCGACACCCTGACGGATCTTCCCATAGTTCTCCCGCCTGCTGTTGCAGGTCTCGCTCTGCTTATGGCATTCGGGAGAAGAGGAGTTCTCGGGAGTTATCTCGATCTCTTCGGGATACAACTTGCATTCACCACTGTCGCGGTCGTTCTGGCACAGGTCTTTGTAGCATCGCCCTTTTACATCCGTCAGGCAAGAGCGAGTTTTGAAGCGGTAGATCCGATATATGAAAACGCCGCAAAAACTCTCGGTGCATCCAAAGTTCAGGTCTTAATGAGGATAACGATACCCATAGCATCTTCCGGCCTAGTATCGGGTGCAATACTGACATTCGCACGCGCGCTTGGAGAGTTTGGTGCCACCCTGATGTTCGCCGGAAATTACCAGGGAAAAACACAGACCATGCCGCTTGCGATCTATACAACCATGCAGAGCAATATGTACGATGCAATAAGCCTGGCAATAATCCTGGTCGTAATCTCCTTCGCGGTGATAATGACAGTCAAGTACGTGACAAAGAGGGAGATCTGA
- the gltA gene encoding NADPH-dependent glutamate synthase — MRKRQAEERIKDFNEVDRGFSERDAILESLRCMDCVRPQCITGCPVNIDIPGFISAISKEDFRKAADILKTDNMLPAICGRICPQENQCEGVCILGNKGKPVKIGALERFVADWERENGVQIPEVKEKTGKRVAIVGSGPAGITAAAELAKEGHSVTIFESLHKAGGVLTYGIPSFRLPKDIVKAEIDQVLELGAELKLNYIVGRSVPVDELLAYDAVFLGTGAGLPSFMGIEGENLNGVYSANEFLTRVNLMHADSFPDYDTPVMKKDKIVVVGGGNVAMDSARVAKRMGADVTLVYRRRKEDLPAREAEVENAVEEGIEFLCCVNPVRILGEGSVAGVECVRMEMCEEDASGRPCPVPMTGEGALFTIDADVVIEAIGQSPNPLLISLIDNLERGRRGNIIVDEETGQTSIENVFAAGDVATGAATVIEAMGSAKKAARAINEILK; from the coding sequence GGATGCCCCGTAAATATCGACATCCCCGGATTCATCTCGGCAATATCGAAGGAGGATTTCAGGAAGGCCGCCGATATCCTCAAGACGGACAACATGCTCCCGGCAATCTGCGGAAGGATCTGCCCCCAGGAGAACCAGTGCGAAGGTGTCTGTATCCTCGGGAACAAAGGGAAACCGGTAAAGATCGGAGCTCTCGAAAGATTCGTCGCCGACTGGGAGAGAGAAAACGGCGTGCAGATCCCGGAGGTCAAAGAGAAGACAGGAAAGAGAGTCGCGATAGTCGGCTCAGGTCCGGCCGGAATTACCGCCGCCGCAGAACTCGCAAAGGAAGGACATTCGGTCACGATATTCGAGTCGCTTCACAAGGCAGGTGGAGTTCTCACCTACGGAATCCCGTCATTCAGGCTCCCGAAGGATATCGTTAAGGCAGAGATCGACCAGGTGCTGGAGCTCGGCGCAGAACTTAAACTCAACTACATCGTCGGAAGAAGCGTTCCCGTAGACGAATTGCTGGCATACGATGCTGTCTTCCTCGGAACAGGCGCAGGTCTTCCCTCGTTCATGGGAATAGAGGGCGAAAACCTGAACGGAGTCTACTCGGCAAACGAATTCCTGACAAGAGTAAACCTGATGCACGCCGACTCATTCCCCGATTACGACACTCCTGTAATGAAGAAAGACAAGATCGTCGTCGTCGGCGGAGGAAATGTAGCGATGGATTCAGCCAGGGTCGCAAAAAGAATGGGTGCCGACGTAACCCTTGTTTACAGGCGCAGGAAGGAAGACCTGCCGGCAAGAGAGGCAGAGGTCGAGAACGCAGTCGAGGAAGGCATAGAGTTTCTGTGTTGCGTAAATCCTGTCAGGATTCTCGGCGAGGGTTCGGTCGCAGGTGTCGAATGTGTCAGGATGGAGATGTGCGAAGAGGACGCAAGCGGCAGACCGTGTCCCGTCCCGATGACCGGAGAAGGGGCCTTGTTCACGATCGACGCCGATGTTGTAATCGAGGCTATAGGACAGAGCCCCAACCCCCTGCTGATATCATTAATCGACAATCTTGAAAGAGGCAGAAGAGGAAATATTATTGTCGATGAGGAAACTGGACAGACCTCGATCGAAAATGTCTTTGCCGCAGGAGATGTCGCAACCGGTGCGGCAACCGTAATTGAGGCTATGGGATCGGCAAAGAAAGCGGCAAGGGCAATCAACGAAATACTGAAATAA